The Mugil cephalus isolate CIBA_MC_2020 chromosome 19, CIBA_Mcephalus_1.1, whole genome shotgun sequence genome has a window encoding:
- the LOC124997024 gene encoding beta-1,3-galactosyl-O-glycosyl-glycoprotein beta-1,6-N-acetylglucosaminyltransferase 4-like, with amino-acid sequence MNARCVPVKLRRKRLIPSILSLLTICVLLLVCAKYNFITETVIIPSVLDMQTFHKYSIDCSNIYDMDPVEVGKSLIIRKKQITDDTDESLVNLTSNCSSFVQLRGYEDVCVSDEEMDFPIAYSLVVHKSAWMVERLIRVLYSPSNIYCIHYDKKSSPQFISAMEGLARCLPNVFIVSKQESVFYASISRLKADLNCLSDLLASEVKWRYVINLCGQDFPLKSNIELVSELKKLKGANMLETSRPTEFKKQRYAFHHELRDVSFEYQKLPVKTEKAKTPPPHGIEMFSGNAYFVLSREFVAHMDSSAVVKDFLEWSEDTYSPDEHFWATLARMPGFPGEVPRSQADITDLMSKTRLVKWEYLEQHLYPSCTGAHVRSVCIFGAAEMRWLLNYGHWFANKFDPKVDPVLIQCLEEKLQEKQKSFQPRASSDCRKG; translated from the coding sequence ATGAATGCAAGATGTGTACCGGTGAAGCTGAGAAGAAAGCGGCTCATTCCTTCCATCCTCTCACTGCTGACTATATGCGTCCTGCTCCTGGTCTGTGCCAAGTACAACTTCATCACAGAGACTGTAATAATCCCGTCGGTTTTGGACATGCAGACTTTTCACAAGTACAGCATCGACTGCTCGAATATCTATGACATGGACCCGGTGGAGGTGGGGAAGTCCCTGATcatcagaaagaaacaaatcactgaCGATACAGATGAAAGTCTGGTTAATCTCACCTCCAACTGCTCATCGTTCGTGCAGCTCCGAGGTTACGAGGATGTGTGCGTTTCGGATGAGGAGATGGACTTCCCCATCGCCTATTCTTTAGTTGTGCACAAATCTGCCTGGATGGTAGAGAGACTCATCCGAGTTCTGTACTCCCCCAGTAACATCTACTGCATCCACTATGACAAAAAGTCCTCGCCCCAGTTCATCTCGGCTATGGAGGGCCTGGCACGCTGTTTGCCCAACGTCTTCATAGTCAGCAAGCAGGAGTCTGTGTTTTATGCCAGCATCAGCCGGCTAAAAGCTGACCTCAACTGCCTGTCGGATCTCTTGGCATCAGAAGTCAAGTGGCGATACGTCATCAACCTCTGCGGCCAAGACTTCCCCCTCAAGTCCAATATCGAGCTGGTTTCAGAGCTGAAGAAATTAAAAGGAGCCAACATGCTGGAGACGAGCCGACCCACCGAGTTCAAGAAGCAGAGGTACGCGTTCCACCACGAGCTCAGGGACGTGAGCTTCGAGTATCAGAAGCTGCCCGTGAAGACGGAGAAGGCCAAGACGCCGCCGCCGCACGGGATCGAGATGTTCTCCGGGAACGCCTACTTCGTGCTGTCGCGGGAGTTCGTCGCACACATGGACTCGTCGGCCGTGGTGAAAGATTTTCTGGAGTGGTCGGAGGACACCTACTCCCCGGACGAGCACTTCTGGGCCACGCTGGCGCGAATGCCGGGCTTCCCCGGGGAGGTGCCCCGGTCCCAGGCGGACATCACCGACCTGATGAGCAAGACCAGGCTGGTGAAGTGGGAGTACCTGGAGCAGCACCTGTACCCGTCGTGCACCGGGGCCCACGTTCGAAGCGTCTGCATTTTCGGCGCGGCGGAAATGCGCTGGCTGCTCAACTACGGCCACTGGTTCGCCAACAAGTTCGACCCCAAAGTGGACCCCGTCCTCATCCAGTgcctggaggagaagctgcaggagaagcAAAAGTCATTCCAGCCGCGGGCCTCCTCAGACTGTCGAAAGGGTTAA
- the LOC124997022 gene encoding 3-hydroxy-3-methylglutaryl-coenzyme A reductase-like: MLARLFRLHGLLVASHPWEVIVGTLALTVCLVSMNSLASSGQMCRWNECPKAEEKIHSSDIIILTITRCMAIVYIYFQFKNLRQLGSKYILGIAGLFTVFSSFVFSTVVIHFFGKELTGLNEALPFFLLLIDLSKACALAKFALSSNSQEEVRENISQGMAILGPTFTLDALVECLVIGIGTMSGVPQLEIMCCFGCMSVLANYFVFMTFFPACVSLVLELSRESREGRPIWQLSHFARVLAEEEDNKPNPVTQRVKIIMSLGLALVHAHTRLTAEDSGQNRTVEGPVEKRLDPVSTMWPLKLNSMDLEQVITLGLALLLAVKYVFFEQAEAESSLSLKSPIISSSPTQKPPAAGDCCRRDLPAPKPQRAANGVMATGPTPSAMSDAKPPPEAAPESKEQATGVDNSPFGPCSEETPAQTPAQTPGPPPSSAPELRPLEECLTVLSDPQRGPRFLSDAEVISLVSSRHIPSYKLEAVLDTPERGVAIRRETLSPKLPEAAALSRLPYKDYDYSKVMGACCENVIGYMPVPVGVAGPLPLDGRQFYVPMATTEGCLVASTNRGCRALSLSGGCSSRVLADGMTRGPVVRMPSACQAAEVKVWLETPDGFSWIKDAFDQTSRFARLEKLLVRVAGRNLYIRFQSQTGDAMGMNMLSKGTEQALHRLQQQYPDMEVLSVSGNYCTDKKSAAINWILGRGKSVVAEATIPARVVREVLKTSAAALVELNISKNLVGSAMAGSIGGFNAHAANIVAAIYIACGQDPAQTVGSSNCITQMEAAGPQGEDLYISCTMPSIELGTVGGGTNLPPQQACLQMLGVLSPQQPGENARQLARIVCATVLAGEMSLMAALAAGHLVKSHLTHNRSKSNLSEPTP, from the exons ATGTTGGCACGTCTGTTCAGGCTCCACGGCCTGCTGGTGGCCTCCCACCCGTGGGAGGTCATCGTGGGGACCCTGGCCCTCACCGTCTGCCTGGTGTCCATGAACAGCCTCGCAAGCAGCGGCCAGATGTGCAGGTGGAACGAGTGTCCCAAAGCCGAGGAG AAAATCCACAGCAGCGACATCATCATCCTGACGATCACCCGCTGCATGGCCATCGTTTATATCTATTTCCAGTTCAAGAATCTCCGACAACTGGGATCCAAATATATACTGG GTATCGCAGggttatttacagtgttttccAGCTTCGTTTTCAGCACAGTCGTTATACACTTCTTTGGGAAGGAGCTGACGGGCCTGAA TGAAGCGCTGCCGTTCTTCCTGCTGCTCATCGACCTGTCCAAAGCTTGTGCGTTGGCTAAATTCGCCCTGAGCTCAAACTCTCAG gaggaggtgagggagaaCATCTCTCAAGGCATGGCCATCCTAGGACCCACGTTCACCCTCGACGCCCTCGTCGAGTGTCTGGTTATAGGAATCGGCACCATGTCAG gtgTGCCCCAGTTAGAGATCATGTGTTGTTTTGGCTGCATGTCTGTTCTGGCCAATTACTTTGTCTTCATGACGTTCTTCCCCGCGTGTGTGTCCCTGGTCCTGGAG TTGTCGAGGGAAAGTCGAGAAGGTCGTCCAATTTGGCAGCTGAGCCACTTTGCTCGCGTcctggctgaggaggaggacaacaaACCCAACCCCGTGACCCAAAGGGTCAAAATCATCATG TCTCTGGGCCTGGCCTTAGTTCACGCTCACACTCGACTAACGGCCGAGGACTCGGGTCAGAACCGCACCGTGGAGGGACCGGTAGAAAAGAGACTGGACCCTGTCAGCACCATGTGGCCTCTGAAACtcaacag CATGGACCTGGAGCAGGTGATAACCCTGGGCCTCGCTCTGCTCCTGGCCGTGAAGTACGTCTTCTTCGAGCAGGCCGAGGCCGAGTCCTCCCTGTCCCTGAAGAGCCCCATTATCAGCTCCTCCCCGACCCAGAAGCCCCCGGCGGCGGGGGACTGCTGCAGGAGAGACCTCCCGGCCCCCAAACCCCAGAGGGCCGCCAACGGCGTCATGGCAACCGGCCCTACCCCCTCAGCCATGTCAGACGCGAAGCCTCCCCCCGAGGCCGCCCCGGAGTCCAAAGAGCAGG CAACGGGAGTGGATAACAGCCCCTTCGGTCCGTGCTCCGAGGAGACCCCCGCTCAGACCCCCGCTCAGACCCCCGGGCCCCCTCCGAGCTCCGCCCCAGAGCTCCGACCGCTGGAGGAATGTTTGACCGTCCTCTCAGACCCTCAG CGCGGACCCCGTTTCCTTAGCGACGCCGAGGTCATCAGCCTGGTGAGCTCGCGCCACATCCCCAGCTACAAACTGGAGGCGGTCCTCGACACTCCGGAGAGGGGCGTGGCCATCAGGAGGGAGACCCTATCGCCCAAGCTCCCCGAGGCCGCCGCCTTGTCCCGCCTGCCTTATAAGGACTACGACTACTCAAAG GTGATGGGCGCCTGCTGCGAGAACGTCATCGGGTACATGCCGGTGCCGGTGGGCGTGGCCGGCCCCCTCCCGTTGGACGGGAGGCAGTTCTACGTTCCCATGGCGACCACAGAGGGCTGCCTGGTGGCCAGCACCAACAGAGGATGCAGGGCGCTGTCT CTGAGcggcggctgcagcagcagggttTTAGCTGACGGCATGACCAGGGGCCCCGTGGTGAGGATGCCCTCGGCGTGCCAGGCGGCGGAGGTCAAAGTCTGGCTGGAGACCCCGGACGGATTCAGCTGGATAAAAGACGCCTTCGACCAGACCAGCAG gtttgcccgtctggagaagctgctggtgCGCGTCGCTGGGAGAAACCTGTACATCCGCTTCCAGTCTCAGACCGGAGACGCCATGGGCATGAACATGCTGTCCAAG GGCACCGAACAGGCTCTGCACAGGCTCCAGCAGCAGTATCCGGACATGGAGGTGCTGTCGGTCAGCGGCAACTACTGCACCGACAAGAAGTCCGCCGCCATCAACTGGATCCTGGGCCGGGGCAAGTCTGTCGTGGCCGAGGCCACCATTCCCGCCCGGGTCGTCCGGGAG gtgctGAAGACGAGTGCGGCCGCTCTGGTGGAGCTGAACATCAGTAAGAACCTGGTGGGCTCGGCCATGGCCGGCAGCATAGGAGGCTTCAACGCTCACGCCGCCAACATCGTGGCAGCCATCTACATCGCCTGTGGACAG gaTCCTGCTCAGACCGTGGGGAGTTCAAACTGTATCACTCAGATGGAGGCTGCTGGTCCCCAGGGGGAGGACCTGTACATCAGCTGCACCATGCCGTCTATAGAGCTGGGCACGGTGGGAGGGGGCACCAACCTGCCCCCACAGCAGGCCTGTCTGCAG ATGCTCGGCGTGCTGAGTCCTCAGCAGCCCGGAGAGAACGCCCGTCAGCTCGCCCGCATCGTCTGCGCCACCGTCCTGGCCGGGGAGATGTCCCTCATGGCCGCTTTGGCCGCGGGACACCTGGTCAAGAGCCACCTGACGCACAACAG atcTAAATCCAACCTGTCGGAGCCGACTCCCTGA